A region of Streptomyces sp. WMMC500 DNA encodes the following proteins:
- a CDS encoding alpha/beta fold hydrolase: MAPVTAQTPFDETWLRRFGAARQPNVRLVCLPHAGGAATTFFPLQRQLPPSVEFVAVQYPGRHDRRHERPLRDVHALADRVADVLAPLTDLPLVLFGHSMGAVVGFETAARLERTGANPPIGLVASGRHSPATPRVETVHQRDDDGLIAEITTLSGTDPQILADPDMRAMILPALRADYTAVETYRYDRSFVLRCPVSVFTGTADPRVTEREASAWEPLTSGAFRIERFPGGHFYLEGAERAVATALMRDVRAFSTATAT, translated from the coding sequence ATGGCCCCGGTGACCGCACAGACCCCGTTCGACGAGACGTGGCTGCGCCGCTTCGGCGCGGCCCGGCAGCCGAACGTACGGCTTGTCTGCCTGCCCCACGCGGGCGGCGCGGCGACCACGTTCTTCCCGCTGCAGCGGCAACTGCCGCCGTCGGTCGAGTTCGTGGCCGTGCAGTACCCGGGCCGGCACGACCGCCGCCACGAACGGCCGCTGCGCGACGTCCACGCGCTGGCCGACCGGGTGGCCGACGTCCTCGCGCCGCTCACGGACCTGCCGCTGGTCCTCTTCGGGCACAGCATGGGCGCTGTCGTCGGCTTCGAGACCGCCGCACGGCTGGAGCGGACCGGCGCCAACCCGCCGATCGGCCTGGTCGCCTCCGGTCGGCACTCGCCGGCGACGCCGCGCGTCGAGACCGTGCACCAGCGCGACGACGACGGGCTCATCGCGGAGATCACCACGCTGAGCGGCACCGACCCGCAGATCCTGGCCGACCCGGACATGCGCGCCATGATCCTGCCGGCGCTGCGCGCCGACTACACCGCCGTGGAGACGTACCGCTACGACCGGAGCTTCGTACTCCGCTGCCCCGTCAGCGTCTTCACGGGCACCGCGGACCCGCGGGTGACCGAGCGCGAGGCGTCTGCCTGGGAGCCGCTGACCTCGGGCGCCTTCCGCATCGAGCGGTTCCCCGGTGGCCACTTCTACCTCGAAGGCGCGGAGCGGGCCGTCGCCACCGCCCTCATGCGCGACGTCCGGGCGTTCTCGACCGCGACCGCGACGTAG